The Arachis duranensis cultivar V14167 chromosome 9, aradu.V14167.gnm2.J7QH, whole genome shotgun sequence genomic sequence AAGTGGCATACTGATTCCAAGACGGTGCTCACTGTCCCCATTGAGGATTGCGTCGATACAAATGATCACACTTTTGAAACTTTTGACAGTTTCTGATCCACTGAACACCAATAGCCTGAGATCGGCTTAAAGGTGTAGTCACATAATGTTGAGGGATTTTGGAAATTGAGCCCTCCACACGTCGAATTGGCTGTCTTTGACGTGCTTGTTCCTCTCTATGGGCCAattctttcttcattctctccttttCGAAGATTGCTGCTGCTTCAGCTTCAAAAACAGCATTACACCATGGACACATAGATACGTCCCGGTCTTTGATCTTTTGCTGAACCAAGAAGTCCAACAAACCGTCCCCTTTTCTAGGATACACAGATCTTACTTGTGACTCAAAATCATCAAGAGCCACATCAAAATCGTAAGACATCGCCACCATATTCACACCAAAGCAGGGTTCCATATAACTGGCATCAGTTTCGAAAGGATCTACATCAACTTTCATCTCCTTCTTGCCATCATCAAATTTCAAACGTCCTTCCATGATTGCCTCTTGAATTAAATCCCTGAAACGGACACAATTATTAGTCGAATGACTTATTGCTTGATGAAATTTGCAATAAGGCTTTCCTTTCAAATCTTTTACGGAAAGCAAAGTTCTACCCTAAGGTAAAACCAATTGTTTATCTTTAAGCAACACATCAAAAATCTGATCGGATTTTGAAATATCAAAACTATATTTCTTTCCAGTTTTAAGTTTTGAATCATTCGACTTTTCACTACCAGGGAGTTTTTTCAATAAAGAACAAACATATGGAGGGCCTTTCTTAAGTTCAGCCAAATCGACTTCTGTTTCAAAATCGATTTCCTCCTTTGAGGATTCCATAGTTACATAAGCAACCTTCTCTTTTCGAGTAAACGGTTTACTTTTCGACCTCTTTCagttttatgtttttctttctcctttttcataagCTCAATCTGCCGAACCTTTTCAGCCAGGTGACCCAAGTCAGGAATATGCACATTAAGCGATTTCCTGCGCATATAAAATCCCAACCCCATAGTTGCTATTTTCACTATCTCGTTTTCAAGTAATGTCACATAGCACCTACTTCTAGCATTTTTGAAATGTATTAAATAGTCGTTGATGGTTTCACCATCTTCACGTTTCAAAGCTACTAAATCGGTGACTACTACGTTCATTTTTCCTCGATAAAACTGAGCATGAAAAGCAATTTCTAACTAATTCCATGTTGTAATCGAATTTGGTCTAAGATTCGAGAACCATGTAAATGCATTTTTCGTCAATGACGaaggaaaaaattttattttcaaattttcatcattGGCTAGGTTCCCAATCTCGACCAAATAACAAGCAACATGTTCAATTGTCGATTCTCTGACTTCTCCAGCAAATTTTGTGGTTATTTTCGGATTTTTCACTCCACTTGGCACTTTAGCCATTTGAACTACTTGGGAAAAAGTAGACACAAAATGTGGCTGATTCATAAAACCAACATTTAATCCAACTCGATTTAAAACTTCCTCTACAATTCGGGTGACCTGATAACGATCACCACGTAATCCATGTAAAACATTATCGGCATTCTCATGTCGATGAACCATGCGAGGATTTTCTCGATTCGGAATATGattttcattttgaaaaatattttccatCCCCTCATTAGTTCCTCGAGCATTATGCCTCTCGCCTTCATCATAATCGACAATTTGAGCAATCCTCTCGACTTGTCTAGCAAGACGCTCGAATCTCGATTCATGATCGGCCATCATAGGATTCAGGATTGTAGTCATTTGCTGAGTTAATAAATTAACCAAATCATGGTGACTCTCCTCCACTTGTTGTCGATATACTGCCATTAAATTGGTAGCATTCGAAGTGGAGCCCACATGATACTCACGAGAATATTCAGAGTGTTGTTGTGGGTTTTACATATTATTCACTCCATTGGTATTCCCAAAGCGGATAGGTGGCATAAATCCACCCACCGGTGGGTATAACCAGCAGGAAGACCATAAGGGGGCCAACCATCGGTTAATGGAGATCGATACGGTGGCGCAGGGCCATGTGGACGAGTATTACGTCCAACATTTCCAGTCTGAATAGCTGTGACGACTATGCTTTCAGTTCCAATTTCACCTTCCGAACGTAAAGACACGTCGGCTTGTTGCATGGATACCGGTATGCTACCATTGGTGGAAGAACCACCATTCACATTTGATAATTCATCAGCCATGTGAATGATCTTCCCACTTCGTAATCGCATACACTAAGAAAGAAAGCAGTTATTTTGACACACTTCGATTTAAAACTGTCCCACTGGGCGTGCCAATTTGTTGTGTCAATTTTGTGCAAATCGATGGTAGTTCGATTCTAATGGTCTGTGAGCGAAACCAACTCCTCTGTGCGAGTACCAGTTTTCTAGAAGTGCATCAAAGCGTCTTCGATTAGACAAGTTTTGACAAtaagaaatagaataaatttgtaaaattaataagtGCAGTTCAGAAATTAAAGTtcttaaaaaactaaataaattatgaaaaggaAGATTtgcttgaaaattaaaagaaagcaataacgatgatttaaattaaattgaaagactaatcaaatagaataaagtgcagaaagatTAAATAGacaaaggaaataaaaaacACTAGAAGAATAAACTTAATTGAAATGTTAAATTttacagaaaagaaaatgaattgaaaaagaaagtgGAAGGAATCCTACAGAAAGTTTAACTCGATTGCAAACTCAGGAAATCGTTGAGATGTGAGAATGCTTAGAGTGTTTTTCTGAGTGAAAGTTCCAACCCATATTTTCTAACACTTCACAGTATTTATAGACTACGCTATATAACAGTTAattaaattacaattaattacaattaaataagaaattataaattttaaaattcaatcacTCTTGGTAACTGTTTTCGTTGCGTAATTGTAGAtattttcaacaattttttcGTGTGATAAAAGTCACAAACTTTCCCGCTTCCATCAACACTTGAACAACTTTTCGAAAGCTCTTCCTAATTCCTCGAATCGAGACTCTTACTCGATTTGGCTCTTTCAATCAGTAGAACAATCGAAACTTAAATTAGAGCCGATTACTTTTAACTTTATCATCTTCTCGAAAAGGCCATACAACTTATTTTGATTCATCTTATTTGtatcgaaaatatttttcgatcaacaataactaattaaaattcTTGAAGgccaataatttttaataattttagttagcataaatattaaattatctttaataaataaattttattaatttatatgtataaattttaaaaatatatgaatgtaaattatattattatatatataaaattttaNNNNNNNNNNNNNNNNNNNNNNNNNNNNNNNNNNNNNNNNNNNNNNNNNNNNNNNNNNNNNNNNNNNNNNNNNNNNNNNNNNNNNNNNNNNNNNNNNNNNNNNNNNTCTTggtgaataaaattaaaaaaatatatatatgaaattatttaatattgttAATTACCATCTTCACGTGTAGGTGAGTTTTCAGCTTAAAAGAAACGGTGCCAACTGTGTGTAATTAGTTAACCACGCTACAGTGTCTCCTAATCTCGCCTTGTTCGCCTGTAAGCACATCAATAGACCCCATTCGCACCATAGCCTTTGCAAACTTCACTGACCAATGCAAACCATGTTTAGCATTGCTTACCACCATTTCGCTAGTTGATTCACTGCTCAACAACGCTTGATCCGAACTCAACAACCCACGCTGCTTCATCAATCCCTTATAGTACTTATTGTCCAACCGCTTTGGCGTAAATGCGTCAATCACCACCGTCGGATCAAATCCACCATCGCCATTAACGTTAGAAGGACACTTGGTTTTCAACAATGAGGAGAACTGGGAGTCCATAGGAGGGTCTTGAGGCAAGGGTGTATATAAGCGGTTCGAGAATGAAGAACAATGAGATACACCAATGGAATGCGCTCCAGAGAGAGTAACGAGTTCATCAGCGGACAAGCCTTTTCTTGCGAAGTTGGTTATGAGTTGGTCGGCGTTGAAGGTTGGTGCAGGCAAGTTTTCTGTTACTTCTTGGCTGATGGAGACTCGACCGTCTCTGCGGCCTGCCGGTACGGCGTAGTTAATGCCGCCGGATTTGTAAGCGCTGTCGCGTGCGGCGAAGGCAAGAATATCTGCGCACGACACCGTTTCAGGGCACAGGGACTCTATTTGGGCCTTAGCTTCTTCGATGACGTGGAAGCCACGTAGACTTGGGTTGTTGGCTGGGTGGTCTCTCTCAGCTGGGTTTCCAGGAGTGGATTCTAGTAATACAGAACCATCACAACCCTGAACATAACAATAATTGCACAAATATATGTCAGAATCAACAAGCACATGGAGTGATACATGGagtgttgttttttattattgaatttattaaACTTCATTTCcatgttaattaaaaaattgagaaatattAAGGACATAAcactttttataaaaagaaaatctaaaaagTTATGATTTAtgatctaaattttaaaataaataaaataattttaaaaaagttaattaatatatattgactaaaagaaattaattacgtaacatttttttatcaatattattaGTCAATATTTTCAGtcaatactttatttttataatattaaaattaaaatttaatatttacaatttataatttaatacttaAGGTATAGAGTATTtaatcaagataaaaaataataaatttagttgATTATATAAGATTGCTCTTAAAAAAATGGAATAAAACTTAATACTAGTGATCCAacattttttgtataaaaaacaaaaaattgattattgttaatttaaatttaagacaagaataaaaaaataatattggtcaattaatatttttaacaaaatattattctatttcattttttgttttggtggtgaccttataaaaaagttttaaaatatttaatttaacttttatCCTTATTTTTGTTTGGATTTTATTCTTACATTAATTAAACTTCTAAaagaaatattataataatttattttaaacccTTCAAcagaaattaattatactataaTAACGTTTTCGCAACTAAagctaattaatattttatgaaattCGAACATATTATGTTAACACAGAGTTTTAGAAATTGATAatgttagaaaaataaaaaaaattaaaattatcttatttagtatttattaattttaataataattaataaatattaaataaaataatttttaattgttttttactattttttagttatcaaatatttttgtttaagaattaacaaattcaaatgTCTCTCAAACGTTTGGATTTAAACAGAAAGGAAATATTATAGAaccaaatcaaaattcaaaattaagaacaaagaaGAATTATTTAAGCATATTAATAAAGTATTAGTTTAATTAATGATAAGTAGCGTTGACCGTTGAGTATATGAGAAAAGAACTTACCCTGACAAAGCAATCATGAAAGTGCATTCTAATCAAGGCAGGAGCAATTCCTTCGTTAAGGGAAATGGCTTTGTTCACAGCGCTTCTCACAATTGCCTCAGCATGTGGACATGTTCTTTTATAGAAGCCCACAGTCAAAGATGCTGAAGTCAATGACGATGAAACTGAGAGAACCACTAATAGAACCAACAGCTTCTTAGAAAGCATTATTACATGCATGCGTTCAGCATTAACCATTATTACTGAGTATTTTAGTGTTTGATTGTTTATTAGTTGTAATGAAAGGAAGAAGGAATGAAGAGAGTGATTTTTAGTTTGTATGTATATGCTGTGCTCTGCTACTGTGAATTGAATGTATATTTATAGGCTAAATCAAATTTATGGTTAGATTAGGTTTTACTTTCATGCAGCAAAAACGTGTATGTTTGTAGCTGTATcctgcaataataataataataataataataataataaatagtatAAAGTTGAAGTTTTCTTTACCTTTGAACAATTCTGGCTCCTAAACTGTTTATACCGGCAATCTCTTTCTTATGTGTTTGGTTTAATTATCTGTTGTTTTTGCAAATGAACACTCTAACTTTTAATTTGTGGGaagtagattttgtgatttttaagttgataatattatttttaaattaagtgaTAGATCTTTTACATTTTCACTTCTTGTGTATGtttttcacttttaattttaaatttaataaaacaaacgctaaattatgtaaatataatataatattagtcTTAAACAAATTATTTGCGAAGATCAAAACTTAACTATACAAACACCATTAAATCTAACCTTTTAAAATTTACCGTGACATTCTCCCCCACCTAATGCGCAGACATTCTCGTGGCATTTTATTCATGATAACGTTCTAGGTGTTCTTAGAATTGCCATATCTTCACAAGCTTCCTAGCTAGCTTTGGTTATCAGAAGTCCTTTCCACTTGATCAAATATTGAATACTTGATGGTACTCCTCTTCGTCGCACGACGCGATTAGCTAAGATCTTTTCGATTTCTTTATCAAAGGATCTAATCACCACAGGTGGAGCACGACTCGAGTCACCTCTACTCGGTTCATCTTTGTCTTCATGATATAGTTTAAGCATACTCACATGGAAGACCGGGTGGATCTTCATAGAGGGAGTGAGTTGTACTTTGTAAGCAACCTCCCCATCATGTTTAATGATCTCAAATGCCATTCGTATTTATGGATTAAGCCCTTATGAACCTTGCGATCGGCTTTGAATTGTTGTGGAAGAAGTTTAATCCTTACCTT encodes the following:
- the LOC107464951 gene encoding peroxidase 5-like — encoded protein: MVNAERMHVIMLSKKLLVLLVVLSVSSSLTSASLTVGFYKRTCPHAEAIVRSAVNKAISLNEGIAPALIRMHFHDCFVRGCDGSVLLESTPGNPAERDHPANNPSLRGFHVIEEAKAQIESLCPETVSCADILAFAARDSAYKSGGINYAVPAGRRDGRVSISQEVTENLPAPTFNADQLITNFARKGLSADELVTLSGAHSIGVSHCSSFSNRLYTPLPQDPPMDSQFSSLLKTKCPSNVNGDGGFDPTVVIDAFTPKRLDNKYYKGLMKQRGLLSSDQALLSSESTSEMVVSNAKHGLHWSVKFAKAMVRMGSIDVLTGEQGEIRRHCSVVN